In Saccharomyces cerevisiae S288C chromosome V, complete sequence, one DNA window encodes the following:
- the AFG1 gene encoding Afg1p (Protein that may act as a chaperone for cytochrome c oxidase subunits; conserved protein; may act as a chaperone in the degradation of misfolded or unassembled cytochrome c oxidase subunits; localized to matrix face of the mitochondrial inner membrane; member of the AAA family but lacks a protease domain), with protein MIALKPNAVRTFRQVQHCSFRICRYQSTKSNKCLTPLQEYDRLVKLGKLRDDTYQRGIISSLGDLYDSLVKYVPPVVKTPNAVDQVGGWLNGLKSVFSRGKPKNIGAYVDVSKIGNSIPRGVYLYGDVGCGKTMLMDLFYTTIPNHLTKKRIHFHQFMQYVHKRSHEIVREQNLKELGDAKGKEIDTVPFLAAEIANNSHVLCFDEFQVTDVADAMILRRLMTALLSDDYGVVLFATSNRHPDELYINGVQRQSFIPCIELIKHRTKVIFLNSPTDYRKIPRPVSSVYYFPSDTSIKYASKECKTRRETHIKEWYNYFAQASHTDDSTDSHTVHKTFYDYPLTIWGREFKVPKCTPPRVAQFTFKQLCGEPLAAGDYLTLAKNFEAFIVTDIPYLSIYVRDEVRRFITFLDAVYDSGGKLATTGAADFSSLFVEPEQILNDFELRPTTKEPDSVDTGMVDEMVEKHGFSKEIAKKSQMFALDEERFAFARALSRLSQMSSTDWVTKPTY; from the coding sequence ATGATCGCTTTGAAGCCCAATGCTGTTCGAACCTTCCGACAAGTGCAGCATTGCAGCTTTCGCATTTGTCGGTATCAATCTACGAAGTCAAATAAGTGTCTGACGCCCTTGCAAGAGTACGACAGACTGGTGAAGTTGGGGAAGCTACGGGATGATACATATCAGCGTGGTATCATCTCTTCCTTAGGGGATTTGTATGATTCACTGGTTAAATATGTACCTCCGGTTGTCAAGACACCCAATGCTGTCGACCAAGTTGGCGGTTGGTTGAATGGTCTTAAATCCGTATTTAGCCGTGGCAAACCTAAGAACATTGGGGCGTATGTGGATGTATCCAAAATTGGTAACTCGATACCTCGAGGAGTTTACCTATATGGAGATGTTGGCTGCGGAAAGACAATGTTGATGGACCTTTTTTATACTACAATTCCCAATCatttaacaaaaaagagaatACATTTTCACCAGTTTATGCAATATGTTCACAAAAGGTCGCATGAAATTGTTAGAGAgcaaaatttgaaagaactAGGTGAtgcaaaaggaaaagagaTCGATACGGTTCCATTTTTGGCCGCAGAGATTGCAAATAATTCGCATGTTCTTTGTTTTGACGAGTTTCAAGTCACTGACGTGGCAGATGCAATGATATTGAGAAGGCTGATGACTGCCTTACTATCCGATGATTATGGTGTCGTACTTTTCGCAACCTCGAATAGACATCCAGATGAGTTGTATATCAACGGTGTTCAAAGACAATCATTTATTCCTTGTATTGAACTGATAAAGCATAGAACTAAGGTTATCTTCTTGAATTCGCCAACAGATTACCGTAAGATTCCAAGACCTGTGTCCTCAGTTTACTATTTCCCATCCGATACGAGCATAAAATACGCATCAAAGGAATGTAAAACCCGTCGAGAAACTCATATTAAGGAATGGTATAACTATTTCGCACAGGCTTCCCACACCGATGATTCCACTGATTCACACACGGTGCATAAGACATTTTATGATTATCCATTAACTATTTGGGGGAGAGAGTTCAAAGTCCCTAAGTGTACCCCACCTCGAGTCGCGCAGTTTACTTTCAAGCAGTTGTGTGGTGAGCCTTTGGCCGCAGGAGATTACTTGACGttggcaaaaaattttgaagccTTTATAGTGACCGATATTCCATATTTGTCCATTTACGTTCGTGATGAAGTGAGAAGATTTATTACATTTTTAGATGCTGTATATGACAGTGGCGGGAAACTGGCCACTACGGGTGCAGCggatttttcttccttgttTGTGGAACCTGAACAGATACTTAATGATTTTGAGTTACGCCCAACAACCAAAGAACCTGATAGCGTCGATACTGGTATGGTAGATGAGATGGTTGAGAAACACGGTTTTTCGAAAGAGATTGCCAAGAAATCGCAGATGTTTGCtcttgatgaagaaagatttgCCTTTGCCCGTGCCTTAAGCAGGCTGTCACAGATGAGCTCCACCGATTGGGTTACTAAGCCTACATACTAA
- the PAU2 gene encoding seripauperin PAU2 (Member of the seripauperin multigene family; encoded mainly in subtelomeric region; active during alcoholic fermentation; regulated by anaerobiosis; negatively regulated by oxygen; repressed by heme) encodes MVKLTSIAAGVAAIAATASATTTLAQSDERVNLVELGVYVSDIRAHLAQYYSFQAAHPTETYPIEVAEAVFNYGDFTTMLTGIAPDQVTRMITGVPWYSSRLKPAISSALSKDGIYTIAN; translated from the coding sequence atgGTCAAATTAACTTCAATTGCCGCTGGTGTTGCCGCCATCGCTGCTACTGCTTCCGCAACCACCACTCTAGCTCAATCTGACGAAAGAGTCAACTTGGTTGAATTGGGTGTCTACGTATCTGATATCAGAGCTCATTTGGCTCAATACTACTCTTTCCAAGCTGCTCACCCAACTGAAACCTACCCAATTGAAGTTGCTGAGGCCGTTTTCAACTACGGTGACTTCACCACCATGTTGACTGGTATTGCCCCAGACCAAGTGACCAGAATGATCACCGGTGTTCCATGGTACTCCAGCAGATTAAAGCCAGCCATTTCCAGTGCTCTATCCAAGGACGGTATCTACACTATCGCAAACTAG
- the TCA17 gene encoding Tca17p (Component of transport protein particle (TRAPP) complex II; TRAPPII is a multimeric guanine nucleotide-exchange factor for the GTPase Ypt1p, regulating intra-Golgi and endosome-Golgi traffic; promotes association of TRAPPII-specific subunits with the TRAPP core complex; sedlin related; human Sedlin mutations cause SEDT, a skeletal disorder), giving the protein MSLRPCFVSLIDESDKPILIYVPNEAENEMNDVLKYNVLSNISLDYFESALVEWHSLDSKPLLKSIFQLEGVSVFAMLIKQTGLKIVIGFEQKSLSGADDEFEAINQIFETVRKIYIRVKCNPLLVSGDEKSIIKSLERKFDELFISTEVEL; this is encoded by the coding sequence ATGAGCTTGAGGCCTTGCTTCGTATCATTGATAGATGAATCTGATAAACCTATATTGATTTACGTCCCTAATGAGGCGGAGAATGAGATGAATGATGTACTCAAATATAACGTGCTTTCTAACATATCGTTAGATTATTTTGAAAGTGCTTTGGTTGAATGGCATTCTTTAGATTCCAAACCTCTTCTGAAgtcaatttttcaattggaaGGTGTCTCTGTATTTGCTATGTTGATTAAGCAGACGGGCCTGAAGATTGTCATTGgatttgaacaaaaaagCCTAAGTGGAgctgatgatgaatttgaagCAATCAATCAGATTTTCGAAACCGTAAGAAAAATCTATATACGTGTCAAATGTAATCCTTTACTTGTTAGCGGTGACGAAAAGTCCATTATAAAAAgcttggaaagaaaatttgatgagTTGTTTATTTCAACTGAAGTTGAATTATAA
- the IES6 gene encoding Ies6p (Component of the INO80 chromatin remodeling complex; critical for INO80 function; involved in regulation of chromosome segregation and maintenance of normal centromeric chromatin structure; human ortholog INO80C is a member of the human INO80 complex; implicated in DNA repair based on genetic interactions with RAD52 epistasis genes): protein MSGSRGNSSNSSVSNNSNNNNNNDGGDERLLFLRSVGERNEIGFPSRFKSAHYKKPTRRHKSARQLISDENKRINALLTKANKAAESSTAARRLVPKATYFSVEAPPSIRPAKKYCDVTGLKGFYKSPTNNIRYHNAEIYQLIVKPMAPGVDQEYLKLRGANFVLK from the coding sequence ATGAGCGGTAGTAGGGGCAATAGCAGCAATAGTAGCGTcagtaataatagtaataataacaataataatgacgGGGGCGACGAGAGATTGCTGTTTCTAAGAAGCGTGGGCGAACGCAATGAAATTGGCTTTCCCTCTAGATTCAAGTCGGCGCATTACAAGAAACCGACAAGAAGACACAAATCAGCGAGGCAGTTGATCTCGGACGAAAACAAGCGGATCAACGCCTTGTTGACCAAGGCTAACAAAGCTGCAGAGAGTTCTACTGCTGCTAGGCGACTTGTGCCCAAAGCGACGTACTTTAGCGTGGAAGCGCCACCGTCTATCAGGCCTGCCAAGAAGTACTGCGATGTTACTGGGTTGAAGGGCTTCTACAAGTCGCCTACGAACAACATTCGGTATCACAACGCAGAAATCTATCAGTTAATCGTAAAGCCGATGGCCCCCGGCGTCGATCAGGAGTACTTAAAATTGAGAGGGGCCAACTTCGTTCTAAAATAG
- the VMA8 gene encoding H(+)-transporting V1 sector ATPase subunit D (Subunit D of the V1 peripheral membrane domain of V-ATPase; part of the electrogenic proton pump found throughout the endomembrane system; plays a role in the coupling of proton transport and ATP hydrolysis; the V1 peripheral membrane domain of the vacuolar H+-ATPase (V-ATPase) has eight subunits): protein MSGNREQVFPTRMTLGLMKTKLKGANQGYSLLKRKSEALTKRFRDITKRIDDAKQKMGRVMQTAAFSLAEVSYATGENIGYQVQESVSTARFKVRARQENVSGVYLSQFESYIDPEINDFRLTGLGRGGQQVQRAKEIYSRAVETLVELASLQTAFIILDEVIKVTNRRVNAIEHVIIPRTENTIAYINSELDELDREEFYRLKKVQEKKQNETAKLDAEMKLKRDRAEQDASEVAADEEPQGETLVADQEDDVIF from the coding sequence ATGTCTGGTAATAGAGAGCAAGTCTTTCCTACGCGTATGACGCTGGGTTTGATGAAGACCAAGTTAAAAGGTGCCAACCAAGGTTATTCTTTACTAAAGCGTAAGTCTGAAGCCCTAACAAAGAGATTCAGAGATATTACCAAAAGAATTGATGATGCTAAGCAAAAGATGGGGAGAGTTATGCAAACTGCTGCCTTTTCCTTGGCCGAAGTTTCCTATGCAACAGGTGAAAACATTGGCTATCAAGTGCAAGAAAGTGTCTCTACTGCAAGATTCAAAGTGAGAGCACGTCAAGAAAACGTTAGTGGTGTGTATTTGTCTCAATTTGAGTCCTACATCGACCCTGAAATTAATGATTTCAGATTAACTGGTTTAGGTAGAGGTGGTCAACAGGTTCAACGAGCCAAGGAAATCTATTCAAGAGCCGTTGAAACTTTAGTTGAATTAGCCTCTTTACAGACTgcatttattattttggaTGAAGTGATTAAAGTGACGAACAGAAGGGTTAATGCTATCGAACACGTTATTATCCCAAGAACTGAAAACACAATTGCTTACATTAACAGTGAGTTGGATGAGTTGGACAGAGAAGAATTTTATAGATTGAAAAAGGtccaagaaaagaagcaaaatGAGACTGCAAAATTGGATGCtgagatgaaattgaagagagATAGAGCAGAACAAGATGCTTCAGAAGTAGCTGCTGATGAGGAACCTCAAGGTGAAACATTGGTTGCTGATCAAGAAGACGATGTTATATTCTGA
- the RML2 gene encoding mitochondrial 54S ribosomal protein uL2m RML2 (Mitochondrial ribosomal protein of the large subunit (L2); has similarity to E. coli L2 ribosomal protein; mutant allele (fat21) causes inability to utilize oleate, and induce oleic acid oxidation; may interfere with activity of the Adr1p transcription factor), producing the protein MLVLGSLRSALSCSSTASLISKRNPCYPYGILCRTLSQSVKLWQENTSKDDSSLNITPRLLKIIPNDTDIVTLEKQDELIKRRRKLSKEVTQMKRLKPVSPGLRWYRSPIYPYLYKGRPVRALTVVRKKHGGRNNSGKITVRHQGGGHRNRTRLIDFNRWEGGAQTVQRIEYDPGRSSHIALLKHNTTGELSYIIACDGLRPGDVVESFRRGIPQTLLNEMGGKVDPAILSVKTTQRGNCLPISMIPIGTIIHNVGITPVGPGKFCRSAGTYARVLAKLPEKKKAIVRLQSGEHRYVSLEAVATIGVVSNIDHQNRSLGKAGRSRWLGIRPTVRGVAMNKCDHPHGGGRGKSKSNKLSMSPWGQLAKGYKTRRGKNQNRMKVKDRPRGKDARL; encoded by the coding sequence ATGTTGGTGCTAGGGTCTCTTAGATCGGCGCTGTCGTGCAGTTCCACAGCATCGCTTATTAGTAAGAGAAACCCTTGTTATCCATACGGTATACTCTGTCGAACTCTATCTCAGAGTGTTAAATTGTGGCAAGAGAATACTTCAAAAGATGACTCCAGTTTGAACATTACTCCACGATTACTAAAGATTATACCTAACGATACTGATATCGTGACTCTTGAGAAGCAGGATGAATTGATTAAAAGACGTCGTAAACTTTCGAAAGAAGTGACCCAGATGAAGAGGCTAAAACCCGTCTCACCTGGTTTGAGATGGTACCGTTCCCCCATTTATCCATATTTGTACAAAGGTCGTCCGGTTAGAGCCCTAACTGTTGTTCGAAAGAAGCACGGTGGTAGAAATAATTCAGGAAAAATCACTGTCCGTCACCAAGGTGGTGGCCATAGAAATAGAACGAGGCTGATAGACTTTAACAGATGGGAAGGTGGTGCACAAACGGTGCAAAGGATTGAGTACGATCCGGGTAGATCCTCTCATATCGCCCTATTGAAGCATAATACTACCGGCGAATTGTCTTATATTATTGCTTGTGATGGGTTACGCCCAGGCGATGTGGTCGAATCCTTCAGAAGAGGTATTCCTCAAACTTTACTGAATGAAATGGGCGGGAAAGTAGACCCTGCTATCTTGAGTGTTAAGACTACCCAAAGAGGCAACTGTCTACCTATTTCCATGATCCCCATAGGTACTATTATTCACAACGTTGGCATAACACCCGTTGGACCTGGAAAATTTTGTCGCTCTGCTGGTACATATGCCAGAGTCCTTGCGAAATTacctgaaaaaaagaaagctaTTGTTAGATTACAAAGCGGTGAACATCGTTATGTGTCTTTAGAGGCTGTCGCTACCATTGGCGTGGTCTCCAATATTGACCATCAAAACAGATCTCTTGGTAAAGCCGGCAGATCAAGATGGTTAGGGATAAGACCCACTGTTAGAGGTGTTGCCATGAATAAATGTGACCATCCTCACGGTGGTGGCCGTGGTAAATCCAAGTCTAATAAATTATCAATGTCTCCATGGGGACAACTGGCAAAGGGGTACAAGACTAGAAGGGgtaaaaatcaaaatagAATGAAAGTAAAAGACAGACCAAGAGGCAAAGATGCAAGATTATAA
- the GLY1 gene encoding threonine aldolase GLY1 (Threonine aldolase; catalyzes the cleavage of L-allo-threonine and L-threonine to glycine; involved in glycine biosynthesis) has product MTEFELPPKYITAANDLRSDTFTTPTAEMMEAALEASIGDAVYGEDVDTVRLEQTVARMAGKEAGLFCVSGTLSNQIAIRTHLMQPPYSILCDYRAHVYTHEAAGLAILSQAMVVPVVPSNGDYLTLEDIKSHYVPDDGDIHGAPTRLISLENTLHGIVYPLEELVRIKAWCMENGLKLHCDGARIWNAAAQSGVPLKQYGEIFDSISICLSKSMGAPIGSVLVGNLKFVKKATHFRKQQGGGIRQSGMMARMALVNINNDWKSQLLYSHSLAHELAEYCEAKGIPLESPADTNFVFINLKAARMDPDVLVKKGLKYNVKLMGGRVSFHYQVTRDTLEKVKLAISEAFDYAKEHPFDCNGPTQIYRSESTEVDVDGNAIREIKTYKY; this is encoded by the coding sequence ATGACTGAATTCGAATTGCCTCCAAAATATATCACCGCTGCTAACGACTTGCGGTCAGACACATTCACCACTCCAACTGCAGAGATGATGGAGGCCGCTTTAGAGGCCTCTATCGGTGACGCTGTCTACGGTGAAGATGTTGACACCGTTAGGCTCGAACAGACCGTTGCCCGCATGGCTGGCAAAGAAGCAGGTTTGTTCTGTGTCTCTGGGACTTTGTCCAACCAGATTGCCATCAGAACTCACTTGATGCAACCTCCATACTCTATTCTATGTGATTACAGGGCTCACGTTTACACTCACGAAGCCGCTGGACTGGCGATCTTGTCTCAAGCGATGGTGGTTCCTGTGGTTCCTTCCAACGGTGACTACTTGACCTTGGAAGACATCAAGTCACACTACGTCCCAGACGACGGTGATATTCACGGTGCCCCCACCAGATTGATTTCTCTGGAAAACACTTTACACGGTATTGTTTATCCATTGGAAGAACTGGTCCGCATCAAAGCTTGGTGTATGGAAAATGGTCTCAAACTACATTGTGACGGTGCCAGAATCTGGAATGCCGCTGCACAATCTGGCGTGCCATTAAAGCAATATGGGGAAATCTTCGACTCCATCTCCATCTGTCTATCCAAGTCTATGGGTGCTCCTATTGGGTCCGTCTTGGTTGGGAACCTTAAGTTTGTCAAGAAGGCCACCCATTTCAGAAAACAACAAGGTGGTGGTATTAGACAATCTGGTATGATGGCTAGAATGGCTCTTGTAAACATCAACAACGATTGGAAGTCCCAATTGCTGTACTCGCACTCTTTGGCTCATGAATTAGCCGAATATTGTGAGGCAAAGGGCATCCCGCTAGAGTCTCCAGCAGACACCAACTTTGTCTTTATTAACCTGAAGGCCGCTAGAATGGACCCAGATGTCCTTGTTAAGAAGGGTTTGAAGTACAACGTTAAGCTAATGGGTGGTAGAGTCTCGTTCCACTATCAAGTCACCAGAGATACTTTGGAAAAAGTCAAATTGGCCATCTCCGAGGCCTTCGACTATGCTAAAGAACATCCTTTCGACTGTAACGGACCTACCCAGATTTACCGTAGTGAATCCACCGAGGTCGACGTTGATGGCAACGCTATCCGCGAAATAAAAACCTACAAATACTGA
- the FRD1 gene encoding fumarate reductase (Soluble fumarate reductase; required with isoenzyme Osm1p for anaerobic growth; may interact with ribosomes, based on co-purification experiments; authentic, non-tagged protein is detected in purified mitochondria in high-throughput studies; similar to Arxula adeninovorans fumarate reductase; protein abundance increases in response to DNA replication stress; FRD1 has a paralog, OSM1, that arose from the whole genome duplication): protein MSLSPVVVIGTGLAGLAAANELVNKYNIPVTILEKASSIGGNSIKASSGINGACTETQRHFHIEDSPRLFEDDTIKSAKGKGVQELMAKLANDSPLAIEWLKNEFDLKLDLLAQLGGHSVARTHRSSGKLPPGFEIVSALSNNLKKLAETKPELVKINLDSKVVDIHEKDGSISAVVYEDKNGEKHMVSANDVVFCSGGFGFSKEMLKEYAPELVNLPTTNGQQTTGDGQRLLQKLGADLIDMDQIQVHPTGFIDPNDRSSSWKFLAAESLRGLGGILLNPITGRRFVNELTTRDVVTAAIQKVCPQEDNRALLVMGEKMYTDLKNNLDFYMFKKLVQKLTLSQVVSEYNLPITVAQLCEELQTYSSFTTKADPLGRTVILNEFGSDVTPETVVFIGEVTPVVHFTMGGARINVKAQVIGKNDERLLKGLYAAGEVSGGVHGANRLGGSSLLECVVFGRTAAESIANDRK from the coding sequence ATGTCTCTCTCTCCCGTTGTTGTTATTGGAACCGGTTTGGCCGGGCTGGCTGCTGCCAATGAATTGGTTAACAAGTATAACATCCCTGTAACCATCCTCGAAAAGGCTTCCTCGATCGGTGGGAACTCTATCAAGGCCTCCAGTGGTATTAACGGTGCTTGCACCGAGACTCAACGTCACTTCCACATCGAGGACTCCCCACGCTTATTTGAAGATGACACCATCAAGTCTGCTAAAGGTAAAGGTGTCCAAGAATTAATGGCTAAGTTGGCCAATGATTCTCCCCTGGCTATTGAATGGTTGAAAAACGAATttgatttgaaattggaCCTATTGGCTCAATTGGGTGGCCACTCTGTGGCAAGAACTCACAGATCGTCTGGGAAGTTGCCTCCAGGTTTCGAAATTGTTTCTGCCTTATCTAacaatttgaagaaattagcTGAGACTAAACCAGAGTTAGTTAAGATTAACTTAGACAGTAAAGTCGTAGACATCCATGAAAAGGATGGCTCCATTTCTGCTGTAGTGTACGAGGACAAGAATGGCGAAAAGCACATGGTGAGTGCTAACGATGTCGTTTTTTGTTCTGGAGGGTTTGGCTTTTCTAAGGAAATGCTTAAAGAATACGCACCCGAACTGGTGAACTTGCCAACAACAAACGGGCAACAAACAACTGGTGATGGTCAAAGGCTTCTGCAGAAGTTAGGCGCTGATCTGATTGACATGGACCAAATTCAAGTTCATCCAACTGGGTTCATTGATCCAAATGACCGTAGCTCAAGCTGGAAATTCTTGGCTGCCGAATCCTTAAGAGGTCTTGGTGGTATCCTATTAAACCCTATTACCGGTAGAAGATTTGTCAACGAATTGACCACAAGAGATGTAGTCACTGCAGCTATTCAAAAGGTTTGTCCTCAAGAGGATAACAGAGCACTATTGGTTATGGGCGAAAAAATGTACAcagatttgaagaataatTTAGATTTTTACATGTTCAAGAAACTTGTACAGAAATTGACATTATCTCAAGTTGTTTCTGAATATAATTTACCAATCACTGTCGCCCAATTATGCGAGGAATTGCAAACATACTCTTCCTTCACTACCAAGGCTGATCCGTTGGGACGTACCGTTATTCTCAACGAATTTGGCTCTGACGTTACTCCAGAAACTGTGGTTTTTATTGGTGAAGTAACACCGGTTGTCCATTTCACCATGGGTGGTGCTAGAATCAATGTCAAGGCTCAAGTCATTGGCAAGAACGACGAAAGGCTACTAAAAGGCCTGTACGCGGCCGGTGAAGTTTCTGGCGGTGTTCATGGCGCCAATAGGTTGGGTGGTTCAAGTTTGTTAGAATGCGTTGTCTTTGGGAGAACCGCAGCTGAATCTATTGCCAATGACCGCAAGTAA